In a genomic window of Sarcophilus harrisii chromosome 4, mSarHar1.11, whole genome shotgun sequence:
- the LOC100918642 gene encoding histone H3.3 — protein MARTKQTARKSTGGKAPRKQLATKAARKSAPSTGGVKKPHRYRPGTVALREIRRYQKSTELLIRKLPFQRLVREIAQDFKTDLRFQSAAIGALQEASEAYLVGLFEDTNLCAIHAKRVTIMPKDIQLARRIRGERA, from the exons ATGGCCCGTACAAAGCAGACTGCTCGTAAGTCCACTGGTGGGAAAGCTCCACGCAAACAGCTGGCTACAAAGGCTGCCAGGAAAAGCGCCCCCTCTACTGGCGGGGTCAAGAAGCCTCACCGTTACCG GCCTGGTACCGTGGCCCTTCGTGAGATTCGCCGTTACCAGAAGTCAACAGAGCTTTTGATCAGGAAACTTCCTTTCCAGCGGTTGGTGAGGGAGATTGCTCAGGACTTCAAAACAGACTTGAGGTTCCAGAGTGCAGCTATTGGTGCCCTTCAG gAGGCTAGTGAAGCATATTTGGTGGGTCTCTTTGAAGATACTAACCTGTGTGCCATCCATGCCAAGAGAGTTACTATCATGCCCAAAGACATCCAGTTGGCTCGCAGGATACGGGGAGAAAGAGCTTAA